The Gossypium hirsutum isolate 1008001.06 chromosome D03, Gossypium_hirsutum_v2.1, whole genome shotgun sequence genomic interval ATTGCCTCGTCACACTGCCTATATTCAATTCTTAAATTAATTTGGTCTATGTTGTCACACTTTACATTATtcaacattttaacttttattgaAAGTGACATTTGAACtaaatttcaatcaaaattttactttccataactttttcaatttatcgCTTAGTATTTAAACACGCAATTAtgcattttctttctctttttacattttaaactaaaataattgcATACgttgtataaattatttagttAACACATACAATGATATACaactaaaaattttgagaaaataatcaATGACATATTGTTAATGTAGTTTAGATTTAACTTACGTTTGCAAGGACGTCTAGAAATGAATTTACCATATCACATAATTACAATAAAAGATTTTAAGTCAAACCCATTCAACAAAAATATTACTCTATCACTCACCTTTCCAACCGAAAGTAAAAAAGCAAACCCTCAAAGTATAAAACAAGGCACGTAGAGCATTCCTTACAAACGAATTGAATTCGTAAATCTTCACTGCTTTGTATTATCACCAAATAAAATCCCTGAAATTGCTTAAAATTATCTTCAAGAAATGCATCAAGTAGCGCCGATAAATAAGCATCATTTATTATCTAAGTTTTTACTTCAGCCGATAATTCTTAGTCTTTCCTATCACGCCAACTACATTATAAGAGAAGATAATTATCACGATATACCATTCATATTCTCAACCACAAAATGATAGATAACACTTATTATAATATTgcaaaaaatgatgaaaatagcATGGCCATCATCCATCACAATCTCTTCATCTCTTCTATTTGCTCCATAGTTTTATATTTCCTTCAACAAATAGCCAGCCAGAAATAGAATTAACGGACAAaacaattttcattttcttttaactaCTTTTCTTGAATATCCTATTTGGGAAAAAAATGATGGCATCTTCCTTGAATATTTAATGACAGAGAAAATGTGAATGAAAGTATGAATATCAGAAGAATGATTCGTATAAAATCAGTTGCAGTCCGTCAACACAATCAAGATGGATCAGTGTCGAGCTTTGGAACTATGGCAGATGATAGCTCTATATGAGAAACACGGACCGCACCAATTAGCCGCTCTGGCAGCTCATCCGTCATATTTGCCTAAggtggagaaaagaaaaggaaatttaaaagaaaaaaatgcaacCACTTTTAAGCCAACATATAGTAATGCAACACAAGTAAATCACAAATGTGACTACAATGGCCTACGCCTAAATTCTACCAGCGATGAGCAGTAGCCCTGTATAGCCCTATGAAACCAGAATTGTGTGGTTAGATATCATGCGAAGACTATTATGAGTATACTCTTTGCTCCTAACATGCCATTAATAATGAAAACAATCATTAATGCCACTTCCTACTAAATCTGAATGCTCGCAAGTCAGTGTACAGTGCGGCGATAAATTCCAAAGCAAGTATTATTTTCCCGATAACAGTGCTGTTTAAGGCAACTTATGTTTTAGAAGAACCTTACCTGTACAAGAAAAGCCATGTCAACCACCAATGTTGTAATTACACCAATAACAAGCCCCAGGACTCCATTAGCAACCGTAGAAGAACCTATGTCAACATCAACCTACAGAGAGAAATAAACGAATAAACCTACATCACAAAGATCCTTACATATTGCTACATTTAGGTATTAAAGAAATCATAAGGATCCTTACTTCTAAGTACTTAGGACCACGGATATAGTTGCAATCAACAGCTTTTCCCAACAAACAAGGGGTGCTCCCAACACTCTGTCGCACAATCCATGATCCCTGCAAGATCCCAGGTGAACAATTCAAGAACAAGGTTTCAAAGGAGAATAGCAAAGGATAGACAAAGTAAATGGACGGAAAGAACCATGGAGGGACAATTAGAAGGAAGACTGCCTCCAACTGTTTCAAACATCCTGATTTAAACATTAGTCCAAACACAATGAAGAGAGAGATACCTTTGGGACTGATGGAATAAGCTTCAGTCTACTATTGCGGAATTCATCATCACCGTCAACAAATCGATGCAAAAGGGAACCAGGTACTAGTTCCTTTGTCACAAAATAAAATACCATACTATAGTGTGTTGAGCCAGGAACCTGGGGCAAAAACAACATAAACCACTCAACATCCAGATCCATTAGTATAGGATACAACACTACCTGCATCATGAATACTTACTTGAACATTAAAGACCAAAGAGAAAAGCCCCATTTGTGAAGCAATCTACAAAAGGAAACAACAAGGATTAGAGAACTGTAAATATacttcataaaatatttaattgattttccACATCAACATAGTTCATAGTGACAATCCAAGAAAACCATAACCAAAGAAAACTTGGCCAAGACAAAGCATGGCTCTTATAAGTGTAATGTAACTCTTTGTTCcatttttttcaccaaaaaaattaGCTTAATCTTAGTAGTAACATAAACATGGTACTCTAATTTGGAGTTCCTTCTACTAAGTCTGTAGGTTCAGGTTAATTatacttcatttccattaaaACGTTTCCTGTTTAGTTGTAAAACTATCATATACccttcatttaataaaaaatgtgGATATATTTGAAGGTTGTGGATTCTATTCCCAAAATACCATCAGACAAGTTTGAGGTCCTAGCTTCAAGTCTTAGCACGCAGATGGGGTGCCGAAAGGAATGAGACTCTGATACCTCCATCTTGCAACCTAACTAATGGAGCTAACAAAAGAATTTTGATCTGCCACATGCATAACCTGAATCCAATCTAAATGACAACTATTTCAGGTTGTGGAGTTGCTACAACAAGAAATGCAACTCAACGTATAAGTAAACCAATCAGTTACAATGCAACCGGTTTTGTCTCCCATGTGTATCACAATGTGCACCGTGATTTGAAGTAAAGGCTTAAAGGACGGCAGAACAGAGACCATAATAGCAAATGGAGCAGAAATAACTAAATAAACTAACCATATACTAACAATCCAGCTTTCTCAGGAAATAAGGTACAGACTATTGAAGTGAAGCAGAAGAGTACAGAGGCAAACTACAATAAAACATAACTTCTCAGACTCACTTGTGCAGCACATCCTTGACGCCTAGCAACATGATCCATTCTTTTTGTGTCTTTAAACCAATCAACAGCAACAAGATCCATTAAATGCTTCCCCGCAGGAATCTTCATTGCATATAGGGAGAAGTGCAAACAAAGACATAAGATATTGATTTGCATGTACAAAATGTAACTAGAAGAACAAGCACAAGAATGGGAACCTTTGTTTTATTGTAACAAAAATGTTGGCTACGGACTCTGAAATTGTTACCATCTGATATAGTCCAACAGTTACGAGAATTATCGCGGTCATCGCGTCGTAGATTACCAGAAAAGCAtgacaaatcaattttctcaattGGTTCTTCTTCCAGGGCTTTAATTCATAAAAAAACATTGTATATTTGAGATAAAAAGTCAGTCCCACAAATTTATCTTATCCAATTACAACAAAAGAATCCAGTATAAGATTATTAGTAGGACCCCACCTGTTCTCTTGAAATCATTGTCACTTTTAGTTGGATATGCCtgaaaattttagtgaaataagAAACCTACAGTTAGGaataattcaaacaaaaattatataaagatAATGATAATATGAAACCTCTTGTTCTGCCTCAGGCATTTGTTCTTCATCCTCGTCAGAGTATTCATCCATCAACACAGAGTTTCGGTTTGCAGCATTTGTTTGATCAAGAGAAGGGGCAGAGGGAACAGATAACTCAAACATCCTCTGAGTCTTCTTTGAGGAAACTGAAGATGAGGCCATATTGACCATAACTGGAATTCTAGGAGTAGCACCTCTTTCATCTGTTTGGGCAAACCATTCACGCAATCCTGCAGTGAGAGGTTAAAAGATGTTTAAACAAGGATGATGAATACAGCCATTAAAAAAGACATAATTGTAGTTTTCTTAACATTGCATTACACCGTTCTTTTTAATTCTTCAACCCTGTTTACTAGGACAAGTGGGATGTCAAGGTGCAGATCAGATTGGtattgcaaaaaagaaaaagaaaaaactttttctttttgttgatgGAAGTAATGAGAATAGAAAGAAATATAACAAGGAAATATGAAATATCATCCCATCTTTCAATGTGATGTAACATGCAAAATAGAGAAACAAAACTCACCGGCAACACTATTTAACATCTGAAGAAGACAGTGTTGCTGAAATGATGAAATATAACCCACGCCCCATCCTTTTAAATCAATCTGCATGAGATGCTGCACCTGTGTTCTGGGCTTCCCATTTTGAGATTTCATAGGGGAAATGTTGAACCCTCCACCTGAGAAAATTGGACTTAGTGTGCAATATACTACAAATTAAATACTCGTCTTTCAAGTCTCAACACAGCCAAGGGATTAGCATAAGCTTACTCTCAACATGAGCCCGCACATATCCTGGTTGTGGGCCGCAATTCTCATGCTCCCTAGAACGAAATAATACAACTGCACCATAACCAGAACAAGAGAAAAGGAGAAATATCTGAAgctagaaaataaatatatatttaagatatAAGTTAATCTGCAAAGACTTACCATAACTTCCATCATCATTTCGGCGCCAATAACGCACATAGCATAGGTCACGAGGCCATACAAACCTGCAAAAACATGGTGCATACACTTTAAAATTGCGCATACT includes:
- the LOC107938581 gene encoding protein ENHANCED DISEASE RESISTANCE 2 produces the protein MSKVVYEGWMVRYGRRKIGRSFIHMRYFVLENRLLAYYKRKPQDNQVPIKTMLIDGNCRVEDRGLKTHHGHMVYVLSVYNKKEKYHRITMAAFNIQEALMWKEKIESVIDKHQESQVANGNKYVSFEYKSGMDNGRTASSSDHESQFSAQEDEDDAPPDLLRRTTIGNGPPDSIFDWTQDFDSELSNQNANNQAFSRKHWRLLQCQNGLRIFEELLEVDYLPRSCSRAMKAVGVVEATCEEIFGLVMSMDGTRFEWDCSFQYGSLVEEVDGHTAILYHRLQLDWFPVFVWPRDLCYVRYWRRNDDGSYVVLFRSREHENCGPQPGYVRAHVESGGFNISPMKSQNGKPRTQVQHLMQIDLKGWGVGYISSFQQHCLLQMLNSVAGLREWFAQTDERGATPRIPVMVNMASSSVSSKKTQRMFELSVPSAPSLDQTNAANRNSVLMDEYSDEDEEQMPEAEQEAYPTKSDNDFKRTALEEEPIEKIDLSCFSGNLRRDDRDNSRNCWTISDGNNFRVRSQHFCYNKTKIPAGKHLMDLVAVDWFKDTKRMDHVARRQGCAAQIASQMGLFSLVFNVQVPGSTHYSMVFYFVTKELVPGSLLHRFVDGDDEFRNSRLKLIPSVPKGSWIVRQSVGSTPCLLGKAVDCNYIRGPKYLEVDVDIGSSTVANGVLGLVIGVITTLVVDMAFLVQANMTDELPERLIGAVRVSHIELSSAIVPKLDTDPS